The Formosa sp. Hel1_33_131 genome window below encodes:
- a CDS encoding YggS family pyridoxal phosphate-dependent enzyme, whose translation MSIKTNLSEIQSQLPSHVSLVAVSKTKPVEDLMEAYESGQRIFGENKIQEMADKHQQMPKDIQWHMIGNVQRNKVKYMAEFVDLIHGVDSEKLLNEINKQAEKHQRTINCLLQLKIAQEDTKFGMTAEAAHTLLESDHFKSLKNIAIVGVMGMASFTENSAQIKEEFTTLKSTFESLKKISPELEIISMGMSGDYPLAIDCGSTMVRVGSRIFGARNYAI comes from the coding sequence ATGTCTATAAAAACCAATTTATCTGAAATTCAATCTCAACTTCCGAGTCATGTAAGCTTGGTGGCGGTGTCTAAAACAAAACCCGTGGAAGATTTGATGGAAGCCTACGAATCTGGGCAACGCATTTTTGGAGAAAATAAAATTCAAGAAATGGCGGATAAACACCAACAAATGCCTAAAGATATTCAGTGGCACATGATTGGGAATGTACAGCGCAATAAAGTCAAATACATGGCTGAATTTGTTGATTTGATTCACGGGGTGGACTCCGAGAAATTACTCAATGAAATTAATAAGCAAGCGGAAAAACACCAGCGTACCATCAACTGTCTGTTACAACTGAAAATTGCTCAAGAAGACACCAAATTTGGAATGACCGCGGAAGCAGCCCATACTTTATTGGAGTCCGATCATTTTAAAAGTTTAAAAAATATAGCGATTGTGGGCGTGATGGGAATGGCTAGTTTTACGGAGAACAGCGCTCAAATTAAAGAAGAATTTACAACGCTTAAAAGTACTTTTGAGAGCTTAAAAAAAATAAGCCCAGAACTTGAAATAATTTCGATGGGAATGAGTGGCGACTATCCTTTAGCTATTGACTGCGGAAGTACCATGGTTCGCGTTGGAAGTCGTATCTTTGGAGCGAGAAATTATGCCATTTAA
- a CDS encoding DUF1015 domain-containing protein, whose translation MAKINPFKGVRPSKTNVQNFSSKSFKTYSKNELEEELKKHPTSFLSIINIKKNPSLEIEKPKRYELVKEKFEAFKASNILITDTAPSYYIYETTQANGHLFCGVIATAHVEDYDTHVIKKHEATISKRENTFKNYLETVRFNAAPVLLTYPDDLTLETGIQNAKKKASEFNSWATENETHKLWCVDDPEDVIFIQKAFQNIPSLYIADGHHRSASSALLARELKLEEHPTTEASYNHFLSYLIPESQLKIYDYNRVIKDLNGLSTDAFLEKISVDFKLENKGSKPYKSSKRHDISMYLEGTFYSLSLRTTKQNNQSAIDQLDTHILQTHLLEPILGITNVRTNLRIGYVYDSDSMEQIKTTVDRGDHAVGFGLFPIEAKELMAIADSDAVMPPKSTYIYPKLRSGITIYEF comes from the coding sequence ATGGCAAAAATCAATCCCTTTAAAGGAGTTCGTCCTTCAAAAACGAACGTTCAGAATTTTAGCTCAAAATCCTTTAAAACGTACTCTAAAAACGAATTAGAAGAAGAATTAAAAAAACATCCCACTTCTTTTTTGAGTATTATTAATATAAAGAAAAACCCCAGTTTAGAAATCGAAAAACCTAAACGCTATGAATTGGTGAAAGAAAAGTTTGAAGCATTTAAAGCTTCAAATATTCTCATCACAGACACTGCTCCATCCTATTATATTTATGAAACAACACAAGCAAACGGACACTTGTTTTGTGGGGTCATTGCCACTGCCCACGTAGAAGATTATGACACTCACGTCATCAAAAAACATGAAGCAACTATATCGAAACGCGAAAATACGTTTAAAAATTATTTAGAAACGGTTCGTTTCAATGCTGCACCCGTGCTACTCACCTATCCGGACGATTTGACGTTGGAAACAGGCATTCAAAATGCCAAAAAAAAGGCATCTGAGTTTAACTCTTGGGCAACTGAAAATGAAACCCATAAACTTTGGTGTGTCGATGATCCAGAAGATGTTATTTTTATTCAAAAAGCGTTTCAAAACATCCCCTCGCTTTACATCGCTGATGGACACCACCGTTCCGCATCATCGGCACTTTTGGCTCGCGAACTAAAATTAGAGGAACACCCTACAACTGAGGCTTCTTACAATCATTTTTTAAGCTATTTAATTCCGGAAAGCCAACTCAAAATATACGATTATAACAGAGTGATTAAAGACTTGAACGGATTAAGCACCGATGCTTTTTTAGAAAAAATCAGTGTTGATTTTAAGCTCGAAAATAAAGGCTCAAAACCTTATAAAAGTTCGAAACGACACGATATTTCCATGTATTTAGAGGGAACATTTTATTCCTTATCTTTACGTACAACAAAGCAAAACAATCAGTCCGCTATCGATCAACTCGACACCCACATTTTACAAACGCATCTGTTGGAACCTATTTTAGGAATTACCAACGTTCGTACCAATTTACGTATTGGGTATGTTTATGATTCTGACAGTATGGAGCAGATCAAAACAACAGTGGATCGTGGAGATCATGCTGTAGGGTTTGGGCTGTTTCCTATTGAAGCCAAAGAATTAATGGCCATCGCAGATTCGGATGCTGTGATGCCTCCAAAAAGCACCTACATTTATCCAAAATTAAGAAGTGGAATCACTATATACGAGTTTTAA
- a CDS encoding 3-hydroxyacyl-CoA dehydrogenase family protein — protein sequence MKNIAVIGAGTMGNGIAHTFAQAGFKVQLIDVNETALTSAMATISKNLDRLIAKEKIAASDKVKTLANISTFTTIAEGVQNTSLVIEAATENVDLKLQIFKQLDKTCSEDTILATNTSSISITQIAAKISNPERVIGMHFMNPVPLMKLVEIIAGYSTSKTVIDFIVNLTEKIRKTPVIVNDYPGFVANRILMPMLNEAIETLFSGVAGVKEIDTVMKLGMGHPMGPLELADFIGLDVCLSILEVMYDGFKNPKYAPNPLLVNMVRAGKYGVKTGEGFYDYSTERKAVIVAAQFS from the coding sequence ATGAAGAACATTGCAGTTATTGGAGCCGGAACCATGGGTAATGGTATTGCTCACACGTTTGCGCAAGCAGGCTTTAAAGTTCAATTAATCGATGTGAATGAAACAGCGCTGACAAGCGCGATGGCGACGATTTCTAAAAACTTAGACCGTCTAATCGCTAAAGAAAAAATAGCAGCATCCGACAAAGTTAAAACATTGGCTAATATTTCAACCTTCACCACAATTGCTGAAGGGGTACAAAACACAAGTCTGGTCATTGAAGCAGCTACAGAGAATGTGGACTTAAAACTTCAAATCTTTAAACAACTAGATAAAACTTGCTCAGAAGACACTATCCTAGCCACCAATACGTCCTCTATTTCTATTACACAAATTGCCGCGAAAATCTCAAATCCAGAGCGTGTGATTGGAATGCATTTTATGAACCCTGTACCTCTTATGAAGTTAGTGGAGATTATTGCAGGCTATAGTACATCTAAAACAGTCATCGATTTCATCGTAAATCTGACTGAAAAAATTCGTAAAACTCCCGTCATTGTAAATGATTACCCCGGATTTGTGGCCAACCGTATTTTAATGCCCATGCTTAATGAAGCCATCGAAACCTTGTTTTCAGGAGTTGCAGGAGTTAAAGAAATTGATACGGTGATGAAACTTGGAATGGGCCATCCTATGGGACCTCTGGAATTAGCCGATTTTATTGGACTCGACGTTTGTTTATCTATTTTAGAAGTGATGTATGACGGCTTTAAAAACCCGAAATACGCTCCAAACCCACTCTTAGTCAACATGGTGCGTGCCGGGAAATATGGAGTTAAAACTGGCGAAGGTTTTTACGATTATTCAACAGAACGCAAAGCAGTCATCGTTGCTGCTCAATTTTCTTAA
- a CDS encoding Gfo/Idh/MocA family protein produces MKLKAGVLGAGHLGKIHLKLLQQSEKYELVGFYDPDASNGQKVESEFGYKFFNSLEALISAVDVVDIVTPTLSHYTCAIKAITKGKHLFIEKPITNTIEEAEHIRLLVSENNLRGQVGHVERFNPAFKAVKNDIQSPMFIETHRLAEFNPRGTDVPVVLDLMIHDIDIILSVVKSPVKNITASGVSVISETPDIANARIEFENGCVANLTASRISMKNMRKSRFFQKDAYISVDFLEKQVEVVKMKDAPETPGDFDMVLQNAEGVKKQIYFENPEITPNNAILDELESFADAINNNTTPVVTLRDGVDALRVAYQIIDCF; encoded by the coding sequence ATGAAGCTAAAAGCAGGCGTCTTAGGGGCTGGTCATCTCGGAAAAATACATCTTAAACTCCTTCAGCAATCTGAAAAATATGAACTTGTAGGGTTTTATGACCCAGATGCATCCAATGGACAAAAAGTTGAAAGTGAATTTGGATACAAGTTTTTCAACTCCTTAGAAGCACTTATAAGTGCTGTGGATGTGGTTGACATTGTAACCCCCACACTTTCTCATTATACGTGCGCCATCAAAGCCATCACTAAAGGAAAGCATCTTTTTATTGAAAAGCCGATTACAAATACGATCGAAGAAGCCGAACACATTCGTTTGTTGGTTTCTGAAAACAACCTTAGAGGACAAGTTGGACACGTAGAACGTTTTAACCCCGCATTTAAAGCCGTTAAAAACGACATCCAATCGCCTATGTTTATTGAAACACATCGTTTGGCTGAATTCAATCCGCGTGGAACCGATGTTCCTGTGGTTTTGGATTTAATGATTCATGATATTGACATTATATTAAGTGTCGTCAAATCACCAGTAAAAAACATTACTGCGAGTGGCGTCTCTGTAATCAGCGAAACACCCGATATTGCCAATGCACGGATTGAGTTTGAAAATGGCTGTGTTGCTAACCTGACAGCGAGTCGTATTTCTATGAAGAATATGCGAAAAAGTCGCTTTTTCCAAAAGGATGCTTATATCAGTGTTGACTTTTTAGAGAAACAAGTGGAGGTCGTAAAAATGAAAGATGCTCCAGAAACCCCAGGAGATTTTGATATGGTATTACAAAATGCCGAAGGCGTTAAAAAACAAATCTATTTTGAAAACCCCGAAATTACGCCAAATAACGCTATTTTAGATGAACTAGAAAGTTTTGCTGACGCGATAAACAACAACACTACACCTGTTGTGACACTCAGAGATGGCGTAGATGCCTTGAGAGTCGCGTATCAAATTATAGATTGTTTTTAA
- a CDS encoding T9SS type A sorting domain-containing protein has translation MKSINKITMTCGIRYIAVAFVMFSVTNVFSQGLISQSPKLIKSVLTHAGSSTVSYEHSDASGITRTTSVRQSIGQHGTVGLSNTSLSSVQQGFLNRINTLKVDNTNSEFVKTFNLLSIFPNPFKAFVKVKFSKLPVHPIFIEVFDVRGRLVLDQEFQPSDMITVPTERLEDASYMIRVSSGSQEYLKKLIKGIN, from the coding sequence ATGAAATCAATTAACAAAATTACAATGACTTGTGGCATCCGTTATATTGCTGTTGCTTTTGTGATGTTTTCAGTAACGAATGTATTTTCTCAGGGATTGATAAGTCAATCTCCTAAGTTGATAAAATCGGTACTAACCCATGCAGGTTCAAGTACTGTTTCGTATGAACATTCAGATGCATCAGGCATAACAAGAACCACCAGTGTCCGGCAAAGTATTGGTCAACATGGAACGGTTGGATTATCAAACACCTCTCTAAGTTCTGTTCAGCAAGGATTTCTAAATCGTATAAATACATTAAAGGTCGACAATACAAATTCTGAATTTGTTAAAACGTTCAATCTGTTATCTATTTTTCCAAACCCATTCAAAGCGTTTGTGAAAGTTAAATTTTCAAAACTGCCCGTACATCCAATATTTATAGAAGTGTTTGATGTGAGAGGGCGTTTGGTTTTAGATCAAGAATTTCAGCCCTCAGATATGATTACAGTACCAACAGAACGTTTAGAAGACGCCAGTTATATGATCCGAGTTTCAAGTGGAAGTCAGGAGTATCTTAAAAAGTTAATTAAAGGAATCAATTAA
- a CDS encoding tail fiber domain-containing protein yields the protein MKITFTLNKSRRYIITLLVVGLLSFQSQAQVVKVIDRKGTITDVNNNQVTTSLATAKPTNPVIGDVWFETDTLISEIWDGTNWVKINTWLGYKTIHHNHATMPLAITHALHNNADIHIEGVAGLSITNTAVNDGTNFYITNTTGADKALSFAGFTGAFLRNGGAEADRSVYGLTLKPNTRYLCHITENSGFYFNATEAGGSGDIVPLWKSDTNGGDYAINDIINYDGNLYKNLTGDNFDTLPNADAANWEVFAGGVSPTGNPNYLQAEITTTGVTQGSTLAFTVNESRGLSYTGNAISLKQGTTYLLRGAVSGYFNSSTNNELRLQWEDANGVKIGELSRQMPGSVYENYAETPEASAVYTPTADIDVHLEVVVEGSEFTAQGNSFGYLQVIELSRGGGTGIALYDVNTDYSTGDSVIKDEKIYIANGNIPSGTLFATGTAGATWKEIYEDANRQTYDTPTAVFSETISSQLRGFGDYWTLSAQVVDDPTNHLGHDGTYPVVNVAGKYRITFSGNVYHHGTYHWMSLAIRRGGVWQNITKADGGNSQYVPGSAVHANFLIDGVVDLQVGDQLGYRYDSDGNHYLLNANTNNMIVSKLSYGIGNIRIYDLADTYQIGNVVIKDTKLYQANDAIPATTAFVIGTTGATWTEISADVSAVREWVNNTNGGIYAINDLVSYSGVIYRNLLGSNLDTIPSSDTTNWAQTNSYLGNQTVHHNAVTTLAIKHADHNNADIHVENTGDLSIAKVDVNDGTNFYITNTSGMDRLLTFASFTGAFLRNGGAEADVKTGGLTLKSNTRYLAHVTDNSGSFYFNATEAGGSGDIVPLWKSDTNGGLYSTNDIVNYNGVLYKNLTGMNLDTIPSSDTTNWAQTDSYLGNKTIHYNTLSLSANPTKETLSSIVSVTSTNATFVYDGVGATITTNSSYSGSYDIEDALTGNDHATAGQGTETITITFDSDVKFSKMRGNGRPIEYYKDLSMTVYDAGNNSLATAVDTTTTGSEYFDLVVTPQVIRKIILTATDRVSTNPGVNNIELFGATTNDLDITHVLHNNADIHIESIGDLSITNTDVNDGTNFYITNTTGADRTLSFVGFTGAFLRNGGAEADVKTGGLTLKSNTRYLAHVTDNAGSFYFNATEARGSGVIVPLWKSDTNGGLYSTNDIVNYNGVLYKNLTGMNLDTIPSSDTTNWAQTNSYLGNQTVHHNAVTTLAIKHADHNNADIHVENTGDLSIAKVDVNDGTNFYITNTSGMDRLLTFTSFTGAFLRNGGAEADVKTGGLTLKSNTRYLAHITDNAGSFYFNATEARGSGVIVPLWKSDTNGGSYAIDDIINYSGVLYKNLTGINLDTLPNADTTNWKPTVIDENDGISAKDLLVLDGNGLAIGGVITTDGAHTVHTFTTSGTFVPNGNTNIEYLIVGGGGSAGISGGFSPSGGGGGGGVLTNTTTIANANTPIVVGQGGVPVFTGVFSTSSATNGGDSSLGGITATGGGAGGSSHVVNTIGGVAAPIYGAGLNGGSGGGGGRANTNTAGGQPTAGQGNTGGQGANPNSGGGGGASAAGADAAGNTPGAGGEGLSSSISGTSQVYGSGGGGAHRSFLTLVPGGTNAGNGGLPGGLGGNGIDGFGGGAGGTGNAGSSIITGANGGSGVVIIRYLTDNVTTVLATNNGNVGIGTDTPTHLLSVNGNASKVGGGSWATFSDERVKENIRSYGKGLAEILKINPIIFNYNAKSGYTGEFLKKDYVGITAQEIAKILPETVTEFDDSNGPSGFADKRQFDSSEILWTVINAIQEQQAQLKAKEKAIEDLKASNEALKIRMVKIEKALGVKE from the coding sequence ATGAAAATTACCTTCACTCTAAACAAATCTAGACGCTATATCATCACACTTTTGGTGGTAGGTTTATTGAGCTTTCAATCGCAGGCTCAAGTTGTTAAGGTCATTGACAGAAAAGGAACTATTACTGATGTCAACAATAATCAAGTAACCACATCGCTCGCTACTGCGAAGCCTACGAATCCAGTAATAGGAGATGTTTGGTTTGAAACTGATACATTGATATCTGAAATTTGGGATGGTACAAACTGGGTAAAAATAAATACATGGCTTGGGTACAAAACTATCCATCATAACCACGCCACAATGCCTCTTGCCATCACACATGCACTTCATAACAATGCAGATATCCATATTGAAGGTGTGGCAGGGCTATCAATTACGAATACAGCTGTAAATGACGGCACAAACTTTTACATAACAAATACAACAGGGGCAGATAAAGCTTTATCTTTTGCAGGATTTACAGGAGCCTTTCTAAGGAATGGAGGTGCGGAAGCAGACCGATCTGTTTACGGTTTAACCCTAAAACCCAATACCCGTTATTTGTGCCATATTACAGAAAATTCAGGATTTTATTTTAACGCAACTGAGGCAGGGGGAAGTGGAGACATTGTGCCACTGTGGAAATCTGATACAAATGGAGGTGATTATGCTATAAACGATATTATTAATTATGATGGTAATTTATACAAAAACCTCACGGGAGATAATTTTGATACCTTGCCAAATGCGGATGCCGCCAATTGGGAGGTTTTTGCAGGTGGTGTTTCTCCAACAGGTAATCCAAACTATTTACAAGCTGAAATTACAACTACTGGTGTCACACAAGGTAGTACTCTAGCTTTTACTGTAAATGAGTCAAGAGGATTATCTTATACAGGAAATGCTATTTCTCTTAAACAAGGGACAACCTATTTATTGAGAGGCGCTGTCAGTGGTTATTTTAATAGCTCAACTAATAATGAATTGCGTTTGCAATGGGAAGATGCTAATGGTGTTAAAATTGGAGAATTGTCAAGACAAATGCCTGGAAGTGTTTACGAGAACTATGCAGAAACCCCTGAAGCAAGTGCTGTTTACACCCCTACCGCAGACATAGATGTCCATTTAGAGGTAGTTGTTGAAGGAAGTGAGTTCACAGCCCAAGGAAATTCTTTTGGTTATCTACAAGTTATCGAATTATCTCGTGGTGGTGGAACAGGAATAGCCCTTTACGATGTGAATACTGATTACAGTACAGGGGATTCAGTAATTAAAGACGAGAAAATCTATATAGCAAATGGAAATATTCCAAGTGGTACTCTATTTGCCACAGGAACAGCAGGAGCCACTTGGAAAGAAATTTATGAAGACGCTAATAGACAAACATACGATACACCAACCGCAGTATTTTCTGAGACAATAAGCAGTCAATTAAGAGGTTTTGGTGATTACTGGACGCTTAGTGCACAAGTAGTTGATGACCCAACAAACCATCTTGGACATGATGGAACATATCCAGTTGTTAATGTAGCAGGGAAATATCGTATTACATTTTCTGGTAATGTATATCACCATGGGACATATCACTGGATGAGTTTAGCAATAAGAAGAGGCGGGGTATGGCAAAATATTACTAAAGCTGACGGAGGTAATTCTCAATATGTTCCTGGTTCAGCTGTGCATGCCAATTTCCTTATTGACGGTGTTGTAGATTTGCAAGTAGGTGACCAATTGGGTTATCGCTATGACTCTGATGGTAATCACTATCTTTTAAATGCCAATACTAACAATATGATTGTTAGCAAATTAAGTTATGGTATTGGTAATATCAGAATTTATGATTTGGCAGATACTTACCAAATAGGTAATGTTGTAATTAAAGACACTAAACTGTATCAAGCCAATGATGCTATTCCTGCAACTACTGCTTTTGTAATCGGAACAACAGGAGCTACTTGGACAGAAATATCGGCCGATGTTTCTGCGGTACGAGAATGGGTAAACAATACAAACGGAGGGATTTATGCAATAAATGATCTTGTTTCTTACAGTGGAGTGATTTACAGAAACCTCTTAGGATCAAACCTCGACACAATCCCAAGCTCAGACACTACAAACTGGGCACAAACAAATTCATATCTTGGTAATCAAACAGTACATCATAATGCTGTTACTACACTTGCCATAAAACACGCAGACCACAATAACGCAGATATTCATGTAGAAAATACGGGAGATTTGTCTATAGCAAAAGTAGATGTAAACGACGGAACAAACTTTTATATAACTAATACATCAGGAATGGACCGACTGTTAACATTCGCCTCTTTTACAGGAGCCTTTCTAAGGAATGGTGGGGCAGAGGCAGATGTGAAAACAGGAGGCTTAACATTAAAATCTAATACTAGATACCTCGCTCATGTTACAGACAACTCAGGGAGCTTCTATTTCAATGCGACTGAGGCAGGGGGAAGTGGAGACATTGTGCCACTGTGGAAATCTGACACAAATGGAGGATTATACAGTACCAATGATATTGTAAATTACAACGGGGTTTTATACAAAAATCTTACAGGAATGAATCTTGACACAATCCCAAGCTCAGACACTACAAACTGGGCACAAACAGATTCATATCTTGGTAATAAAACAATCCATTATAATACATTAAGTTTATCAGCCAATCCAACAAAAGAAACATTATCTAGTATAGTTTCAGTAACTTCTACAAATGCTACTTTTGTTTATGATGGGGTAGGAGCTACAATAACTACTAATTCATCATATTCTGGGTCTTATGATATTGAAGATGCTCTTACAGGAAACGACCATGCCACAGCTGGGCAAGGTACAGAAACTATTACCATAACTTTTGATAGCGATGTTAAATTCTCTAAAATGAGAGGGAACGGTCGTCCAATCGAGTACTACAAAGATCTCTCTATGACAGTGTATGACGCTGGTAATAATTCTTTGGCGACTGCTGTAGATACCACCACAACAGGTTCAGAATATTTTGACCTCGTAGTTACTCCTCAGGTAATAAGAAAGATAATTTTAACAGCCACAGATAGGGTAAGTACTAATCCAGGGGTAAATAACATAGAACTTTTTGGAGCGACGACAAATGATTTAGATATAACTCATGTATTACACAATAACGCAGATATCCATATTGAAAGCATAGGGGATTTATCGATTACTAATACAGATGTAAACGACGGAACAAATTTTTACATAACAAATACAACAGGGGCAGATAGAACTTTATCTTTTGTAGGATTTACAGGAGCCTTTCTAAGGAATGGTGGGGCAGAGGCAGATGTGAAAACAGGAGGCTTAACATTAAAATCTAATACGAGATACCTCGCTCATGTCACAGACAATGCAGGGAGCTTCTATTTCAATGCGACTGAGGCTAGGGGAAGTGGAGTCATTGTGCCATTATGGAAATCTGACACAAATGGAGGATTATACAGTACCAATGATATTGTAAATTACAACGGGGTTTTATACAAAAATCTTACAGGAATGAATCTTGACACAATCCCAAGCTCAGACACTACAAACTGGGCACAAACAAATTCATATCTTGGTAATCAAACAGTACATCATAATGCTGTTACTACACTTGCCATAAAACACGCAGACCACAATAACGCAGATATTCATGTAGAAAATACGGGAGATTTGTCTATAGCAAAAGTAGATGTAAACGACGGAACAAACTTTTATATAACTAATACATCAGGAATGGACCGACTGTTAACATTCACCTCTTTTACAGGAGCCTTTCTAAGGAATGGTGGGGCAGAGGCAGATGTGAAAACAGGAGGCTTAACATTAAAATCTAATACTAGATACCTCGCTCACATTACAGACAATGCAGGGAGCTTCTATTTCAATGCGACTGAGGCTAGGGGAAGTGGAGTCATTGTGCCATTATGGAAATCTGATACCAACGGAGGATCATATGCTATCGACGACATTATTAACTACAGTGGAGTTTTGTACAAAAATCTTACAGGTATAAACTTAGATACATTACCAAATGCAGATACAACAAATTGGAAACCAACAGTTATTGATGAAAATGACGGAATATCAGCTAAGGACTTACTTGTTTTAGATGGAAATGGGTTAGCTATTGGGGGAGTGATTACTACTGATGGAGCACACACAGTCCATACTTTTACAACAAGTGGTACATTTGTACCAAACGGGAATACGAACATTGAATACCTTATTGTTGGAGGTGGCGGTTCTGCGGGTATTAGTGGTGGATTCTCTCCTTCTGGTGGAGGTGGAGGTGGAGGAGTTCTCACAAACACAACCACAATAGCAAACGCCAACACACCAATTGTAGTAGGACAAGGTGGAGTCCCTGTTTTTACTGGTGTATTTAGTACATCTAGTGCTACAAACGGAGGGGACAGTTCCCTAGGAGGAATTACAGCTACTGGAGGTGGAGCTGGAGGTTCTAGTCATGTGGTTAACACAATAGGAGGTGTTGCAGCACCCATTTATGGAGCAGGACTAAATGGTGGTTCTGGTGGGGGCGGTGGTAGAGCTAACACAAATACAGCAGGTGGTCAGCCCACAGCAGGTCAAGGTAATACAGGTGGACAAGGAGCAAATCCCAACTCTGGAGGTGGAGGTGGAGCTTCAGCAGCTGGAGCAGATGCAGCAGGAAACACACCAGGTGCAGGTGGAGAGGGATTGTCTTCAAGTATTTCAGGAACATCTCAAGTGTATGGTTCTGGTGGTGGTGGAGCTCATAGGAGTTTTTTAACGCTAGTCCCTGGAGGAACTAACGCAGGTAATGGTGGATTACCTGGAGGATTGGGAGGAAATGGAATAGATGGATTTGGTGGTGGAGCAGGTGGAACAGGTAATGCAGGTTCAAGCATAATAACTGGTGCAAACGGCGGAAGTGGTGTTGTAATTATTCGATACTTAACAGATAATGTAACAACTGTACTAGCAACCAATAACGGAAATGTAGGAATAGGAACGGATACTCCAACCCACCTCCTTTCAGTTAATGGGAATGCTTCCAAGGTAGGAGGAGGGTCATGGGCTACATTTTCAGATGAACGCGTAAAAGAAAACATTCGTTCTTATGGTAAAGGACTTGCCGAAATTCTAAAAATAAATCCGATTATCTTTAACTATAATGCAAAATCAGGATATACAGGGGAATTTTTGAAGAAAGACTATGTAGGTATCACCGCACAAGAAATTGCCAAAATACTTCCAGAGACAGTGACAGAATTCGATGATTCCAATGGGCCAAGTGGATTTGCTGACAAAAGACAATTTGATAGTTCTGAAATCTTATGGACTGTTATCAATGCCATACAAGAACAACAAGCACAGCTAAAAGCGAAAGAAAAAGCAATAGAGGACTTAAAAGCAAGTAATGAAGCTCTAAAAATTAGAATGGTTAAAATTGAAAAAGCATTAGGGGTTAAGGAATAA
- a CDS encoding ISL3 family transposase: MKEKRDLLLEMYPKLGEGYRFKYLFKDFWDIEDKQAEGYLAFWCDRADDSGISPFQKAVKTIKVHWSGIINYIESKINNGILEDLNSKIQLAKKRARV; this comes from the coding sequence ATCAAAGAAAAAAGGGATTTACTACTAGAAATGTATCCCAAATTAGGCGAAGGTTATAGATTTAAATACCTTTTTAAAGACTTTTGGGACATAGAGGACAAACAAGCTGAAGGTTATTTAGCCTTCTGGTGCGATAGAGCTGATGACAGTGGCATTTCCCCTTTTCAAAAGGCTGTAAAGACAATAAAAGTACATTGGAGTGGTATTATAAATTACATTGAAAGTAAAATTAATAATGGAATACTAGAGGACTTAAATTCTAAAATTCAACTTGCTAAAAAAAGAGCTAGGGTATAG
- a CDS encoding protein-L-isoaspartate(D-aspartate) O-methyltransferase encodes MKDTFKHKGLRKQLVATLIAKGIKNPAVLDAIDSIPRHLFMDSSFLDHAYQDKAFPIAASQTISQPYTVAFQSELLEVKSGDKILEIGTGSGYQTAVLCLLGAQVYSIERQLELFKKTSQFLPKIGYVAKRLIFGDGYKGLKEEAPFDSIIVTAGAPFVPKPLLSQLKIGGRLVIPVGDKDQIMTLYIRKGTKEFEKHELGNFKFVPLLENKN; translated from the coding sequence TTGAAAGATACATTTAAACACAAAGGACTTCGGAAACAATTGGTTGCAACGTTAATCGCTAAGGGAATTAAAAATCCTGCAGTTTTAGATGCCATTGACTCTATACCCCGACATCTTTTTATGGATTCTAGTTTTTTAGACCATGCGTATCAAGACAAGGCGTTTCCCATTGCAGCCAGTCAAACTATCTCACAACCCTACACCGTCGCATTTCAATCGGAGTTGTTAGAAGTTAAGTCTGGAGATAAGATCCTCGAAATTGGTACGGGTAGCGGCTATCAAACAGCCGTACTGTGTTTGTTGGGAGCCCAAGTCTATAGTATTGAACGCCAGTTAGAATTGTTTAAAAAAACCAGTCAATTTTTACCAAAAATCGGCTATGTGGCTAAACGCTTAATTTTTGGAGACGGCTATAAAGGACTGAAAGAAGAAGCTCCTTTTGACAGTATTATAGTCACTGCCGGCGCACCTTTTGTCCCGAAACCATTACTATCGCAACTAAAAATAGGAGGACGTTTGGTCATTCCTGTCGGAGACAAAGATCAAATAATGACCCTCTACATTCGGAAAGGAACCAAAGAATTTGAAAAACACGAATTAGGAAACTTTAAGTTTGTACCGCTTTTAGAAAATAAAAACTAG